The Bradyrhizobium barranii subsp. barranii genome segment CTGCTGGCGCGCGCGCGCAGCGTGCTGCGGCGGCGCTCGATTGACCGCAAGGCGGCGCGCAACCACAATTCGATCGCCTTCGGCGGCTGGATCATCGACCTGACCCGGCGCGAGCTGCTCGCCAGCGACGGCAAGCCGGTGGCGTTGACGCGCGCCGAGTTCGACCTGCTCGCGGCGCTGGTCGGCGCCGACGGCCGGCCGCTCAGCCGCGATTATCTGATCGAGGTCGTCAGCAACCGCCAGGCCGAGGTCGATATCCGCACGGTCGATGCGCTGGTGGCGCGGCTGCGCCGCAAGCTCGTCGGCAGCGGCACGCCCGTGATCGCGACCGTCACCGGCGTCGGCTACAAGCTCGCGCTCAGCGAGCGGCTCTAGCCTCAACCGTCGAAAGCTCCGATCACCCTCGCGCCTATCGCGCGCGGGCGCTCTGGTCCGTCGATGTCCTTTGCGCCGCCAAGGCCAGCTGGTCATCGACCGCATACAGCGTGCAGGTCGGCGACCATTTCATGCAGGCGCTAAGCGAATCGCGCCGGGCGTCGTCGGCGGTGGTGCGCCCCGAGCGCCAGCCGTAACCGCCGTTCGGCGACACCGCAAAAGCCTTGTGTGGCATGGTGCTGGCGAGGTAGCGCGAGAATTCGGCGCGCGCGGCCTCGTTGAGCTGGCCCGGCGGCGGCAGCGGATCGGGAAGGCTCAGGATGTCATGGCCGAGCCCGCGCTCGCGCAGGAAGGCGTCGAGATAGGGCGTCCATTGCGGGCGGCCCACCACCGAATAGAGATAGTGGCCGTCGTCGCCGTAAGGCGACGCCGCAATGAATTTCGCGTGACCGCCATTGCCGCGAAATCCGTCATAGAGGCGGCGCGCGAGATCGGGACCGAAGAACGAATCATTGGCCGCATAGACCCACAGCATCGGCACGCGCGATGTCTTGCCGAACGTGGCGAAGGCCTGCACCAGCCCATTCTCGTTGCAGACGTCGTCGTCATCGCGCGAGCCGCGGCCGCCGGCAAAGCTGATCGCGGCGATTAGACCCGGCGGTGCCTGCGCGGTCAGCGCGACGGTGGCAAGCCCGCCGGCGGAATGGCCGGCCGCGATCATGCCCGATGTCGTGACGTCGGCCCTGCGCCCCATCGCATCGATCGCCGCGCGCAAATCCGCGACCGCAACCGCCGCCGCCGGCAGATAGGCGGCATTCGCGCAACCGCCGACGCTGTCGACGCGCCCGCCGGGCGAGGTGCCATAGCCGCGCCGCATCACGATCAGCGCGGCAAAGCCGCGCCGGGCATATTCGAGCGCAATCCCGTAATATTTGTGCGCCGACATGGTCGCGCGATCGTCGAAACTGCGCGGCGAGCCGTGGCTGAGCAGCGCGAGCGGATAGCGCTTCGTTCCGGCGGGCCGGACCAGAAAGGCCTCCAGCCCCTGCGGCCCGGCCTCCGTCATCGGAATGCGCAGGTCTTCCGTGTAGAACTCCGCGGCCATCGCATTGGGCACGATACCAGCCGTCGCAAGCCAGGCCATCAGAACAACCAAGAGCCTGTGAAACAGCGTCATGCCCCGACTCGAAAAAGCCCCGATCGGAAGGACCATAGCATGATCTCAGGAACGGCCAGCCCGCCGCGGGTGTTGTGCCCTTGGCGGGGGCCCGGCCGATGCTATGGTATTCCACAAACTCTGCACGACAGGACGAGGATATTTCAGTGGCTGATGTTGATCCCGCGGCGGGCAAGCTGGTCTCGCCGGACGCGCTCACCAATGTTCCGCGGCTGGTGACGGCCTATTTCGCCGGCAAGCCCGATGTCGGCGATCCCGCGCAGCGGGTGGCGTTCGGAACCTCCGGCCATCGCGGCACGTCGTTCAAGAACAGCTTCAACGAGGGCCACATCCTCGCGACCACGCAGGCGATTTGTGACTACAGAACTGAAAAGGGCCTGACCGGCCCGCTCTTCATCGGCATCGACACCCATGCGCTGGCCGAGCCGGCGCTGGTCAGCGCCGTCGAGGTGTTCGCCGCCAACGGCGTCGACATCATGATCGACAAGGACGGCGGCTACAGCCCGACGCCTGTCATCTCGCACGCGATCCTGACCTACAACAAGGGCCGCACTAGCGGCCTTGCCGACGGCGTCGTCGTCACGCCCTCGCACAATCCCCCCGAGGACGGTGGCTACAAATACAATCCGCCGCATGGCGGCCCGGCCGACACCGACGCGACCTCCGTCGTCGAGAAGCGCGCCAACGCCTATCTCGCCGACGGCCTGAAGGGCGTGAAGCGCATCGACTACGACAAGGCACGCAAATCCGCGAACGTGCACGCCTACGACTTCATCACGCCCTACGTCGCCGATCTCGGCAATGTCGTCGATCTCGATCTGGTCAAATCCGCCGGAATCAATATCGGGATCGATCCGCTCGGCGGCGCCGCCGTGCATTACTGGCATCCGATCATCGAGCGCTACGGCCTGAAGGCCACCGTCGTGAACGAGGCGATCGATCCGACCTTCCGCTTCATGACCGTCGACTGGGACGGCAAGATCCGCATGGATTGCTCCTCGCCCTACGCGATGGCGAGCCTGATCGCGATGCGCGACCGCTTCGACGTCGCCTTTGCCAACGACACCGATGCCGACCGCCACGGCATCGTGACGCGCACCGGCGGCCTGATGAATCCGAACCATTACCTTGCGACCGCGATCTCCTATCTGTTCGCGAACCGGCCGAACTGGGGCAAGGATGCCGCGATCGGCAAGACCGTGGTGTCGAGCTCGATCATCGACCGCGTCGCCAAGAAGCTCGGCCGCAGGCTGGTCGAAACGCCGGTCGGCTTCAAATGGTTCGTCGACGGCCTCCTCACGGGTGGCTTCGGCTTCGGCGGCGAGGAGAGTGCAGGGGCCTCGTTCCTGCGCCGCGACGGCGGGGTGTGGACCACCGACAAGGACGGCATCATCCTCGGCCTGCTCGCAGCCGAGATCATGGCGAAGACCGGCCGCGATCCCAGCCAGCTCTTCGGCGATCTCACTGCCGAACTTGGCGTGCCCCACTACGCGCGTATCGACGTCGCCGCCACCGCGCCCCAGAAGAACATCCTCAAGTCCGTCACGCCCGAGCAGCTCGGCCTCAAGGACCTCGCCGGCGATCCTGTCCGCGCCACGCTGAGCAAGGCGCCGGGCAACGGCCAGCCGTTCGGCGGCATCAAGGTCGAAACCGATTTCGGCTGGTTCGCCGCAAGGCCCTCCGGCACGGAGGACGTCTACAAGATCTACGCGGAAAGTTTCCGCAGCACCGAGCACCTGAAGCGGATTCAGGAAGAGGCCCAGGCGGGGTTGAAGAAGGTGTTCGGGGCGTAGGGCACCAAGCCCAGGACGACTCTTCGGTTGCTGCTCCGAGGAGTGTTTTCCGGATTCTCCGCTGTCATCACCCGCGAAAGCGGGTGATCCGGTACGCCGCGGCCGTGCCGTGATGCGGAGGAGCCGCGGCGTACTGGATTCCCCGCCTTCGCGGGGAATGACTTCCGGTATAGTTGTATACAATATCAAGATAATAGGTATCCAATACGCCACATTTAGCCTTGAACGATTCTACCTCTCCTCTATTGTATACATAGAGCATACATAAGCCTTGGGAGAGCGACCCGTGACAAAACCCTTCCCGATGAACGCCTGGTACGCCGCGGCCTGGGACGCTGACGTCAAGCCGGCGCTGTTGCCGCGGACGATCTGCGGCAAGCATGTCGTGATGTACCGCAAGGCCGATGGCTCGGTGGCCGCGCTGGAGGATGCCTGCTGGCACCGCCTGGTGCCGCTGTCCAAGGGCCGCCTGGAAGGCGACACCGTCGTCTGCGGCTATCACGGTCTGAAATACAATGCGCAGGGGCGCTGTACCTTCATGCCCTCGCAGGAGACCATCAATCCGTCGGCCTGCGTCCGCGCCTATCCCGTGGTCGAGCGTCATCGTTACATCTGGCTCTGGATGGGCGATCCCGCGCTGGCCGATCCCGCGCTGGTGCCGGACATGCACTGGAATCACGATCCGGCCTGGGCCGGCGACGGCAAGACCATCCGCGTCAATTGCGACTACCGCCTCGTGCTCGACAATCTCATGGACCTTACCCATGAGACTTTCGTGCACGGCTCCTCGATTGGGAACGACGCGGTCGCCGAGGCGCCGTTCGACGTCACCCATGGCGAGAAGACTGTGACGGTGACGCGCTGGATGCGCGGCATCGAGGCGCCGCCGTTCTGGGCCAAGCAGCTCGGCAAGCCCGGCCTCGTCGACCGCTGGCAGATCATCCGCTTCGAAGCCCCGTGCACGATCGCGATCGATGTCGGCGTGGCGCCGACAGGCACCGGCGCGCCGGAAGGCGACCGCTCGCAGGGCGTCAACGGTTTCGTGCTCAACACCATCACGCCGGAGACCGAGAAGACCTGCTACTATTTCTGGGCGTTCGTGCGCAACTATCAGATCGGCGAGCAGCGCATCACCTCCGAGATCCGCGAAGGCGTCTCCGGCATCTTCCACGAAGACGAGCTGATCCTCGAGGCGCAGCAGCGCGCCATGGACGAGAACCCCGATCGGATCTTCTACAACCTCAACATCGACGCGGGTGCGATGTGGACGCGCAAGCTGATCGACAGGATGGTGGCGAAGGAAAACCCGCCGCAGCAGCTCCAGGCCGCGGAGTAGGCCAGGTGAAAGCAGCGCCCGAGCGAGAGGTCGACCGCTCCGTCTCGCAGACCGTGAAGGCGCAGCTCGCGCTGCGCGACCAGATTCTGTCGGGTCGCTTACGGCCCGGCGAGCGCATCTCCGAGCTCCAGGCGGTGGA includes the following:
- a CDS encoding alpha/beta hydrolase family protein, giving the protein MTLFHRLLVVLMAWLATAGIVPNAMAAEFYTEDLRIPMTEAGPQGLEAFLVRPAGTKRYPLALLSHGSPRSFDDRATMSAHKYYGIALEYARRGFAALIVMRRGYGTSPGGRVDSVGGCANAAYLPAAAVAVADLRAAIDAMGRRADVTTSGMIAAGHSAGGLATVALTAQAPPGLIAAISFAGGRGSRDDDDVCNENGLVQAFATFGKTSRVPMLWVYAANDSFFGPDLARRLYDGFRGNGGHAKFIAASPYGDDGHYLYSVVGRPQWTPYLDAFLRERGLGHDILSLPDPLPPPGQLNEAARAEFSRYLASTMPHKAFAVSPNGGYGWRSGRTTADDARRDSLSACMKWSPTCTLYAVDDQLALAAQRTSTDQSARAR
- a CDS encoding aromatic ring-hydroxylating dioxygenase subunit alpha, coding for MTKPFPMNAWYAAAWDADVKPALLPRTICGKHVVMYRKADGSVAALEDACWHRLVPLSKGRLEGDTVVCGYHGLKYNAQGRCTFMPSQETINPSACVRAYPVVERHRYIWLWMGDPALADPALVPDMHWNHDPAWAGDGKTIRVNCDYRLVLDNLMDLTHETFVHGSSIGNDAVAEAPFDVTHGEKTVTVTRWMRGIEAPPFWAKQLGKPGLVDRWQIIRFEAPCTIAIDVGVAPTGTGAPEGDRSQGVNGFVLNTITPETEKTCYYFWAFVRNYQIGEQRITSEIREGVSGIFHEDELILEAQQRAMDENPDRIFYNLNIDAGAMWTRKLIDRMVAKENPPQQLQAAE
- the pgm gene encoding phosphoglucomutase (alpha-D-glucose-1,6-bisphosphate-dependent), translating into MADVDPAAGKLVSPDALTNVPRLVTAYFAGKPDVGDPAQRVAFGTSGHRGTSFKNSFNEGHILATTQAICDYRTEKGLTGPLFIGIDTHALAEPALVSAVEVFAANGVDIMIDKDGGYSPTPVISHAILTYNKGRTSGLADGVVVTPSHNPPEDGGYKYNPPHGGPADTDATSVVEKRANAYLADGLKGVKRIDYDKARKSANVHAYDFITPYVADLGNVVDLDLVKSAGINIGIDPLGGAAVHYWHPIIERYGLKATVVNEAIDPTFRFMTVDWDGKIRMDCSSPYAMASLIAMRDRFDVAFANDTDADRHGIVTRTGGLMNPNHYLATAISYLFANRPNWGKDAAIGKTVVSSSIIDRVAKKLGRRLVETPVGFKWFVDGLLTGGFGFGGEESAGASFLRRDGGVWTTDKDGIILGLLAAEIMAKTGRDPSQLFGDLTAELGVPHYARIDVAATAPQKNILKSVTPEQLGLKDLAGDPVRATLSKAPGNGQPFGGIKVETDFGWFAARPSGTEDVYKIYAESFRSTEHLKRIQEEAQAGLKKVFGA